The following proteins are encoded in a genomic region of Montipora foliosa isolate CH-2021 chromosome 8, ASM3666993v2, whole genome shotgun sequence:
- the LOC137968766 gene encoding uncharacterized protein, which yields MIKTELLLVHSKYRQMPPLLPVVVGNEMIMPTECARNIGVMFDHNLTMDQQITSVCKSAFFHISNIRKIRKYISQHAAEIIVHSLVTSRLDNCNALLCGVPKNLTARLQCIQNCAARLIVGSSKHDHIHPVLKSLHWLPVESRIAFKTLVLTFKARERISPKYLQDLITDYVPTRSLRSASKCLLKVPNYNLESYGKRAFSVAGPLLWNSLPMDIRSQKSLATFKEKLKTFLFIKSFS from the coding sequence atgATAAAAACTGAACTTCTCCTTGTTCATTCTAAATACAGACAAATGCCGCCTCTGCTtcctgttgttgttggaaatgaAATGATTATGCCTACTGAATGTGCTAGAAATATTGGTGTTATGTTTGATCACAACTTGACTATGGATCAACAAATCACTTCTGTCTGCAAATCTGCATTTTTTCACATAAGTAACATTAGGAAAATCAGGAAATACATATCTCAACATGCTGCTGAAATCATTGTCCACTCATTAGTTACGTCCAGACTTGATAACTGTAATGCTTTACTTTGCGGTGTTCCTAAGAATCTCACTGCAAGACTTCAATGCATCCAGAATTGTGCAGCACGCCTGATAGTTGGATCGAGTAAGCATGATCATATTCATCCTGTCCTTAAGAGCCTCCACTGGTTGCCTGTCGAGAGTAGGATCGCGTTCAAGACTCTAGTCCTTACCTTTAAGGCACGTGAGAGGATTTCTCCCAAGTATCTACAAGACCTCATTACTGACTATGTGCCAACCAGAAGTCTCCGATCTGCTTCAAAGTGTCTACTGAAGGTTCCAAACTACAACTTGGAATCGTATGGAAAAAGGGCCTTTTCTGTTGCAGGGCCATTGTTGTGGAATTCCCTGCCAATGGATATTAGGTCTCAAAAATCTTTAGCCACTTTTAAGGAAAAGCTgaagacatttctttttattaagagtttttcttaa